In Salinibacterium sp. dk2585, a single window of DNA contains:
- the dnaG gene encoding DNA primase gives MAGLIRRSDIDEVRARVNIADVVGDYVTLKGAGVGSLKGLCPFHDERSPSFHVRPQVGRYHCFGCGEDGDIFTFLQRMDHVSFSEAVELMAQRIGFELHYEDGGTASKDHGNRARLIAANTAAAEYFTAQLGTPEAEPARRFLGERGFDAAAAARFGVGFAPKSFDALGKHLKGLGFTELELVTSGLVSKNDRGSTYDRFRGRLVWPIRDVTGQTLGFGARRLLDDDQGPKYLNTPETPIYHKSQVLYGLDLAKRDISRGKQVVVVEGYTDVMACHLAGVTTAVATCGTAFGVDHIKVVRRVLGDFETADSTALGEVVFTFDPDEAGQKAASRAFAEEQRFAAQTYVAVAPEGLDPCDLRLKRGDDAVRLLIAGKKPMFEFMVRRTLARFDLDTVEGRVAGLRAAAPIVAGIRDRALSIGYVRTLAGWLGMDPDEVGRAVAAAQRRSQSEQKGSDAPERAPGSQQSAEPVTDAGPSISQLPNDPATRLERDALMALLQAPLEVGRDLASRVSQAAFAHPSLSVVRDGVAAALGMGPAGDSFTEQAWLERVLEEVPAPFRRLVTELAIAPLPEQSGRDLRVYCRGIATSVIDRDLLRQKAELLGRLQRTDATAEPERHAQIQRALVQVEQERRSLRQD, from the coding sequence ATGGCCGGTCTCATTCGTCGTAGCGACATCGATGAGGTGCGGGCGAGGGTCAACATCGCGGATGTCGTGGGCGACTATGTGACGCTCAAGGGCGCTGGTGTCGGCTCGTTGAAGGGCCTCTGCCCCTTCCACGACGAGCGGAGCCCGAGCTTCCATGTGCGCCCGCAGGTGGGTCGATATCACTGCTTCGGCTGCGGTGAGGACGGCGACATCTTCACCTTTCTGCAGCGCATGGACCACGTCTCCTTCTCCGAGGCTGTCGAGCTCATGGCGCAGCGCATCGGCTTCGAGCTGCACTACGAGGATGGCGGCACCGCGTCGAAGGACCATGGCAACCGTGCCCGCTTGATCGCCGCCAACACGGCAGCGGCCGAGTACTTCACCGCCCAGCTCGGAACGCCGGAAGCTGAGCCTGCCAGGCGCTTCCTCGGCGAGCGCGGTTTCGACGCCGCGGCGGCGGCCCGCTTCGGGGTCGGCTTCGCGCCGAAGAGCTTCGACGCCCTCGGCAAGCATCTCAAGGGTCTCGGCTTCACGGAGCTCGAGCTCGTGACCTCCGGCCTCGTCAGCAAGAACGATCGGGGCAGCACCTACGACCGGTTCCGCGGCAGACTGGTGTGGCCGATTCGGGATGTCACGGGGCAGACCCTCGGCTTCGGCGCCCGTCGGCTGCTGGACGACGACCAGGGACCCAAGTATCTCAACACCCCCGAGACGCCGATCTATCACAAGTCGCAGGTGCTCTATGGGCTCGACCTTGCGAAGCGTGACATCTCCCGCGGCAAGCAGGTTGTGGTGGTCGAGGGCTATACGGACGTCATGGCCTGCCACCTCGCGGGCGTCACGACGGCGGTCGCCACCTGTGGCACCGCGTTCGGCGTGGACCACATCAAGGTGGTGCGCCGCGTGCTCGGTGATTTCGAGACGGCGGATTCGACGGCGCTCGGCGAGGTCGTGTTCACCTTCGATCCGGACGAGGCGGGCCAGAAGGCCGCCAGTCGTGCCTTCGCCGAGGAGCAGCGCTTCGCCGCGCAGACCTATGTCGCCGTCGCGCCGGAGGGCCTCGACCCTTGCGATCTTCGACTCAAGCGCGGGGACGACGCTGTGCGCCTGCTCATCGCGGGCAAGAAGCCCATGTTTGAGTTCATGGTGCGGCGCACGCTTGCCCGCTTCGACCTCGACACGGTCGAGGGTCGAGTTGCGGGCCTTCGGGCGGCAGCGCCGATCGTCGCGGGCATCCGTGACCGTGCCCTGAGCATCGGCTACGTTCGCACGCTCGCGGGCTGGCTCGGCATGGACCCCGACGAGGTTGGTCGCGCGGTCGCGGCCGCCCAGCGTCGCTCCCAGTCGGAGCAGAAGGGGAGCGACGCGCCCGAGCGTGCTCCAGGCTCGCAGCAGTCGGCCGAGCCGGTGACGGATGCTGGCCCTTCGATTTCGCAGCTGCCGAACGACCCGGCAACCCGGCTCGAGCGTGACGCCCTCATGGCACTCCTGCAGGCACCGCTCGAGGTGGGGCGCGATCTCGCGTCCCGGGTGAGCCAGGCGGCCTTCGCGCATCCGTCGCTCTCCGTCGTGCGCGATGGGGTCGCTGCCGCGCTGGGCATGGGCCCCGCGGGCGATTCCTTCACGGAGCAGGCATGGCTGGAGAGGGTGCTCGAGGAGGTGCCAGCCCCGTTCCGACGGCTCGTGACGGAGCTGGCCATCGCCCCCCTGCCCGAGCAGTCCGGCCGCGACCTGCGCGTCTACTGCCGGGGGATTGCGACCTCCGTGATCGATCGTGACCTCCTGCGCCAGAAGGCCGAGTTGTTGGGGCGGCTGCAGCGCACGGATGCCACTGCGGAGCCGGAGCGCCATGCGCAGATTCAGCGGGCGCTCGTGCAAGTCGAGCAGGAACGCCGTTCACTGCGGCAGGACTGA
- a CDS encoding deoxyguanosinetriphosphate triphosphohydrolase — protein MVETSAVEPGLAAQGYGEHDIARFLPEEHYSRRSDFARDRARLLHSSALRRLAAKTQVLSPTQGADFARNRLTHSLEVAQVGRELATALGLNPDVVDTACLAHDLGHPPFGHNGERALNAWASEIGGFEGNAQTLRLLTRLEPKVFGDDGRAYGLNLTRASLDASCKYPWPDTRSVADPSGRAKFGFYKDDVAAFEWLREGAPDGRLCIEAQVMDLSDDIAYSVHDFEDAIFGGYIDVRALGARVDHDELVDSMFEWIGGELGHDELIDAFDRLDNLDVWIDSWDGSRLAQSRLKNLTSQLIGRFAAGAVQATHDAYPQESLIRFGADVVVPREIRAEIAVLKGIVAAFVMSKNTRQPIYAEQREILTSVADVLYASGPSALDPGFAADWATASDDAARKRVVVDQVASLTDQSAMSWHDRLVGS, from the coding sequence GTGGTTGAGACGAGTGCCGTCGAGCCGGGGCTTGCGGCCCAGGGCTACGGCGAGCACGACATCGCACGATTCCTTCCCGAGGAGCACTACTCCCGCCGCAGCGACTTCGCTCGCGATCGCGCCCGGCTGCTGCACTCGAGCGCGCTCCGTCGCCTTGCCGCCAAGACGCAGGTGCTGAGTCCGACACAGGGAGCCGATTTCGCTCGCAACCGCCTGACGCACTCGCTCGAGGTCGCACAGGTGGGGCGCGAGCTCGCGACGGCGCTCGGCTTGAATCCGGATGTCGTGGACACTGCCTGCCTGGCTCACGACCTGGGGCATCCGCCCTTCGGTCACAACGGCGAGCGCGCACTCAACGCCTGGGCGTCCGAGATCGGGGGCTTCGAGGGCAACGCGCAGACGCTGCGCCTGCTGACGCGTCTCGAGCCGAAGGTTTTCGGGGATGACGGGCGGGCCTACGGCCTGAACCTCACGCGTGCGAGCCTCGACGCGAGCTGCAAGTATCCCTGGCCGGACACGCGCTCGGTCGCAGATCCGAGCGGGCGGGCCAAATTCGGTTTCTACAAGGATGATGTCGCCGCCTTCGAGTGGTTGCGGGAGGGCGCGCCCGATGGTCGCCTCTGCATTGAGGCGCAGGTCATGGACCTCTCCGACGACATCGCCTATTCGGTGCACGATTTCGAGGATGCGATCTTCGGTGGTTACATCGACGTGCGGGCGCTTGGCGCAAGGGTCGACCATGACGAGCTCGTCGATTCGATGTTCGAGTGGATCGGCGGTGAGCTTGGCCACGATGAGCTCATCGACGCCTTCGACCGACTCGACAACTTGGATGTGTGGATCGATTCCTGGGACGGCAGTCGCCTCGCGCAGAGTCGGCTCAAGAACCTGACGAGCCAGCTGATTGGCCGTTTCGCGGCGGGCGCGGTGCAGGCAACGCACGATGCCTACCCGCAGGAGAGTCTCATCCGCTTCGGTGCCGATGTGGTGGTACCGCGGGAGATCCGCGCGGAGATCGCCGTGCTGAAGGGCATCGTGGCGGCCTTCGTGATGTCGAAGAACACGCGGCAACCCATCTACGCCGAGCAGCGGGAGATTCTCACGAGTGTCGCCGATGTGCTCTACGCTTCGGGGCCGAGCGCGCTCGACCCGGGCTTCGCTGCCGACTGGGCCACGGCGTCCGATGACGCGGCCCGCAAACGCGTCGTTGTCGACCAGGTGGCGAGCCTCACCGATCAGTCGGCCATGAGCTGGCACGACCGCCTCGTCGGCTCCTAG
- the dusB gene encoding tRNA dihydrouridine synthase DusB encodes MTVLDATVSRPADAAAAGRAPLRIGRLELDVPVVLAPMAGITNTAFRRLCREFGAGLYVSEMITSRALVERTPASMRLITHHESETPRSIQLYGVDPKTVSEAVTMLVAEDRADHIDLNFGCPVPKVTRKGGGSALPWKTGLFRDIVSGAVTAAGDVPLTIKMRKGIDADHLTYLEAGRIAEDAGVAAVALHARTAAEFYSGHADWSAIEKLKQVVTSVPVLGNGDIWSGDDAVRMVEQTGCDGVVVGRGCLGRPWLFGDLVAAFNGQRDVARPGLGVVAQTVRRHAELLGEFFGSEEWACRDIRKHMSWYFKGYPVGGDIRTRLATVESFAQMDDILGELDWSTPYPGEGAEGPRGRAGTPKRPALPQGWLDSRELDEAAACEVAGAELDSSGG; translated from the coding sequence GTGACTGTTCTCGACGCTACCGTTTCCCGCCCGGCTGACGCCGCTGCGGCCGGTCGCGCGCCGCTGCGCATCGGTCGCCTGGAGCTCGATGTTCCTGTCGTGTTGGCGCCCATGGCGGGCATCACGAACACGGCGTTCCGCAGGCTGTGCCGCGAGTTCGGCGCCGGGCTGTATGTGAGCGAGATGATCACGAGCCGCGCCCTGGTGGAGCGCACGCCCGCAAGCATGCGGTTGATCACCCACCACGAGTCTGAGACGCCCCGCAGCATCCAGCTCTATGGCGTCGACCCGAAGACGGTGTCTGAGGCGGTAACGATGCTGGTCGCTGAAGACCGGGCAGACCACATCGATCTGAACTTCGGATGCCCGGTGCCCAAGGTGACCCGCAAGGGCGGCGGGTCCGCGCTCCCGTGGAAGACTGGCCTGTTCCGCGACATCGTGTCGGGCGCGGTCACGGCGGCGGGCGACGTCCCGTTGACGATCAAGATGCGCAAGGGCATCGACGCCGATCACCTCACCTATCTCGAGGCGGGCCGCATCGCCGAGGATGCCGGGGTTGCCGCCGTCGCCCTGCACGCTCGCACGGCTGCCGAGTTCTACAGCGGTCACGCTGACTGGTCGGCGATCGAGAAGCTGAAGCAGGTTGTGACGAGCGTGCCCGTGCTCGGCAACGGTGACATCTGGTCGGGCGACGACGCGGTGCGCATGGTCGAGCAGACCGGATGCGATGGAGTTGTCGTCGGTCGCGGATGCCTCGGACGCCCGTGGCTGTTCGGCGACCTGGTGGCGGCGTTCAATGGCCAGCGTGATGTTGCGCGTCCCGGCCTGGGTGTTGTGGCGCAGACGGTGCGCCGCCATGCCGAGTTGCTGGGCGAGTTTTTCGGCAGCGAGGAGTGGGCTTGCCGCGACATCCGCAAGCACATGTCCTGGTACTTCAAGGGGTACCCGGTGGGCGGAGACATTCGCACCCGCCTGGCCACGGTCGAGAGTTTCGCCCAGATGGACGACATCCTTGGCGAGCTCGACTGGAGCACGCCGTACCCGGGGGAGGGCGCCGAGGGTCCGCGCGGTCGCGCCGGCACCCCGAAGCGTCCCGCGCTTCCGCAGGGTTGGCTCGACAGTCGCGAGCTTGACGAGGCCGCCGCGTGCGAGGTCGCCGGGGCTGAACTGGATTCCAGTGGTGGTTGA
- a CDS encoding aminoacyl-tRNA deacylase: MTALTGRARVAAAAEQLGLDVEFVERGPATSLAEAAASLGVDPSYVVKSLVVKRKDGTFAFALVPGDRQISWAKLRAVVGVNKLSLPDAQLAYEATGYERGTITPLGSTAPWPVYADERMLGKRVSLGGGEHGVTLFVDADALVAALGATVTDITDPA, from the coding sequence ATGACAGCACTCACAGGAAGGGCGCGCGTGGCCGCCGCCGCCGAGCAGCTCGGCCTCGACGTGGAGTTCGTCGAGCGAGGGCCCGCAACGAGCCTGGCCGAGGCCGCGGCATCCCTCGGTGTCGACCCCTCGTACGTGGTGAAAAGCCTCGTCGTGAAACGGAAGGACGGCACCTTCGCCTTCGCCCTCGTGCCAGGCGACCGGCAGATCTCGTGGGCCAAGCTTCGGGCCGTCGTCGGGGTCAACAAGCTCTCCCTCCCCGACGCGCAACTCGCCTATGAGGCGACCGGCTACGAACGAGGCACCATCACGCCGCTCGGCAGCACGGCCCCGTGGCCCGTCTACGCAGACGAACGGATGCTCGGCAAACGAGTCTCGCTCGGAGGCGGAGAACACGGGGTCACGCTGTTCGTCGACGCCGACGCGCTCGTCGCGGCCCTCGGCGCCACCGTCACCGACATCACAGACCCGGCCTAG
- a CDS encoding DsbA family protein gives MSNAIKVDVWSDIQCPWCYIGKRRFEQALEQFDGEVEIEYHSFELSPDTPVDYDGTPAEYLSQRKGLSVEQTHGMLRQVTAVASSVGLDYDFDRVHQTNTVKAHELLHYAKSKGRQAELKERLLEAYFVKGEHVGRVESLADIAAELGFDRDEVVRVLESGEFTPAVKADVAQAAAYGIQGVPFFVFEGKYGVSGAQEASTFEQVLRRVREEAAA, from the coding sequence ATGAGTAACGCAATCAAGGTCGATGTGTGGTCCGACATCCAGTGCCCGTGGTGCTACATCGGCAAGCGCCGTTTCGAGCAGGCGCTTGAGCAGTTCGACGGCGAGGTCGAGATCGAATACCACTCTTTCGAGCTGTCTCCCGATACCCCGGTGGATTACGACGGCACTCCGGCCGAATACCTGTCGCAGCGTAAGGGTCTCTCGGTGGAGCAGACACACGGCATGCTTCGGCAGGTGACGGCGGTGGCGAGCAGCGTCGGCCTCGACTACGACTTCGATCGCGTGCACCAGACCAACACGGTGAAGGCGCACGAGCTGCTTCACTACGCCAAGTCGAAGGGCCGACAGGCGGAGCTCAAGGAGCGGTTGCTCGAGGCCTACTTCGTGAAGGGCGAGCATGTCGGCCGTGTCGAGTCGCTCGCTGATATCGCCGCCGAGCTCGGGTTCGATCGCGATGAGGTCGTGCGAGTGCTGGAGTCAGGCGAGTTCACACCGGCCGTGAAGGCGGATGTCGCGCAGGCCGCCGCCTATGGCATCCAGGGCGTGCCGTTCTTCGTCTTCGAGGGCAAGTACGGCGTGTCCGGCGCCCAGGAGGCGTCAACTTTCGAGCAGGTGCTGCGCCGGGTGCGCGAGGAGGCGGCGGCGTGA
- a CDS encoding glycyl-tRNA synthetase codes for MSIIAKWVSDLGGFAQKQQLVRLGATDASLTSAIRLGAVRRARNGWYSTADHRAPEFMAVRIGGRLTGLSAIRAADGWVLERNGPLHVSVPRNAARLRSPRNRRVALTARYKHGVMVHWDDANIRDAGSATAVGLQDALVRVISDEDAVTAVAALDWALHTRRIELSDLDRMLARLPERYRYLRDWVDPACESLPESLSRTRLRLLGHHVSSQAALRTAERVDLVIDGAVGLETDGEEFHWDRFLADRLKDIQILREGLIPVRLPAKVVFHNWPLAVAAVRAALALRATFGNSGSCGDACSAGPAAPPCLRGERPTLARGS; via the coding sequence ATGTCGATTATCGCGAAGTGGGTGTCGGACCTGGGTGGCTTCGCCCAGAAGCAGCAGCTCGTGCGTCTCGGTGCGACGGATGCCTCCCTGACCTCAGCAATCCGTTTGGGCGCAGTGCGGCGTGCCCGCAACGGCTGGTACTCGACCGCTGATCATCGAGCCCCAGAGTTCATGGCAGTGCGGATCGGGGGACGGTTGACTGGTCTCTCCGCTATCAGAGCGGCCGACGGGTGGGTCCTGGAACGCAACGGGCCCCTCCATGTGTCGGTTCCCCGTAACGCGGCACGGTTGCGGTCGCCGCGGAATCGCCGCGTCGCGCTGACGGCACGGTACAAGCACGGCGTGATGGTGCACTGGGACGACGCCAATATCCGCGACGCGGGGTCTGCCACCGCGGTCGGCCTCCAGGATGCCCTCGTACGCGTCATCTCGGACGAGGATGCCGTGACGGCCGTCGCGGCTCTCGACTGGGCGCTGCACACGCGCCGAATCGAGCTGAGCGACCTCGACCGCATGCTGGCGAGGTTGCCGGAGCGCTACCGCTACCTGCGCGACTGGGTGGACCCGGCGTGCGAGAGTCTGCCAGAAAGCCTGTCCCGCACGCGCCTCCGTCTTTTGGGCCACCACGTTTCATCGCAGGCCGCGCTGCGCACGGCGGAACGCGTGGATCTTGTCATCGACGGCGCCGTCGGTCTCGAGACCGACGGCGAGGAGTTCCACTGGGATCGCTTCCTCGCCGATCGCCTCAAGGACATCCAGATACTCCGCGAGGGATTAATCCCAGTCCGCCTGCCCGCGAAGGTCGTCTTTCACAACTGGCCGCTCGCGGTGGCCGCGGTCCGCGCAGCCCTCGCTCTCCGCGCCACCTTCGGAAACTCAGGAAGCTGCGGAGACGCGTGCAGCGCAGGGCCTGCAGCTCCGCCGTGTCTGAGAGGCGAACGGCCGACGTTAGCGCGAGGTTCCTGA
- a CDS encoding glycine--tRNA ligase, which yields MANASALDPVINLAKRRGFVFQAGDIYGGSRSAWDYGPLGVALKENIKKQWWQTMVNGRDDVVGLDSSVILPRKVWEASGHVEVFSDPLVECLSCHKRYRADHLIEEFEEKKGRAPEGGLAEIACANCGTRGQWTEPKEFSGLLKTYLGPVDDEAGMHYLRPETAQGIFVNFANVLNVSRQKPPFGIGQIGKSFRNEITPGNFIFRTREFEQMEMEFFVEPGTDEEWHQYWIDARLQWYIDLGINPENLRLFEHPKEKLSHYSKRTVDIEYRFGFQGSEFGELEGIANRTDFDLSTHSKHSGTDLSYFDQAKNERWVPYVIEPAAGLTRSLMAFLVDAYAEDEAPNTKGGVDKRTVLRLDRRLAPVKAAVLPLSRNEQLSPVARELAADLRKYWNIDFDDAGAIGRRYRRQDEIGTPFCITVDFDTLDDKAVTVRERDSMQQERVSLDRLQGYLAERLLGA from the coding sequence GTGGCCAACGCCTCTGCTCTCGATCCCGTCATCAACCTCGCGAAGCGTCGCGGCTTCGTCTTCCAGGCCGGTGACATCTACGGCGGCTCGCGTTCCGCCTGGGACTACGGGCCCCTTGGCGTCGCGCTCAAAGAGAACATCAAGAAGCAGTGGTGGCAGACCATGGTCAACGGCCGCGACGATGTTGTCGGGCTCGACTCCTCCGTCATCCTGCCCCGCAAGGTATGGGAGGCATCCGGGCACGTCGAGGTCTTCAGCGATCCCCTCGTGGAGTGCCTCTCCTGCCACAAGCGTTACCGTGCCGACCACCTCATCGAGGAGTTCGAGGAGAAGAAGGGCCGCGCCCCCGAGGGCGGCCTCGCGGAGATCGCGTGCGCGAACTGCGGCACCCGCGGTCAGTGGACGGAACCCAAGGAGTTCTCCGGCCTGCTCAAGACCTACCTCGGCCCCGTCGACGATGAGGCGGGGATGCACTACCTCCGCCCCGAGACGGCGCAGGGCATCTTCGTGAACTTCGCCAACGTGCTCAACGTCTCGCGCCAGAAGCCGCCGTTCGGCATCGGCCAGATCGGCAAGAGCTTCCGCAACGAGATCACGCCCGGCAACTTCATCTTCCGCACCCGCGAGTTCGAGCAGATGGAGATGGAGTTCTTCGTCGAGCCCGGCACTGACGAAGAGTGGCACCAGTACTGGATCGACGCCCGTCTCCAGTGGTACATCGACCTCGGCATCAACCCCGAGAACCTGCGACTCTTCGAGCACCCCAAGGAGAAGCTGTCGCACTACTCGAAGCGAACGGTCGACATCGAGTACCGTTTTGGCTTCCAGGGCAGCGAGTTCGGCGAGCTCGAGGGCATCGCCAACCGCACCGACTTCGACCTCTCGACGCACTCCAAGCACTCGGGCACCGACCTGTCGTACTTCGACCAGGCCAAGAATGAGCGCTGGGTTCCCTACGTCATCGAGCCCGCGGCTGGCCTGACCCGCTCCCTCATGGCGTTCCTCGTAGACGCCTACGCGGAGGACGAGGCGCCCAATACCAAGGGTGGCGTCGACAAACGTACGGTTCTGCGCCTTGACCGCCGCCTTGCGCCCGTCAAGGCGGCCGTCCTGCCGCTGTCGCGCAACGAACAACTCTCGCCGGTCGCCCGCGAGCTCGCGGCCGACCTGCGCAAGTACTGGAACATCGACTTCGACGATGCCGGCGCGATCGGCCGTCGCTACCGCCGCCAGGACGAGATCGGCACGCCGTTCTGTATCACGGTCGACTTCGACACGCTCGACGACAAGGCGGTCACCGTCCGGGAGCGTGACAGCATGCAGCAGGAGCGCGTCTCGCTCGACCGCCTGCAGGGCTACCTCGCGGAGCGCCTCCTCGGCGCGTAG
- a CDS encoding aminotransferase class V-fold PLP-dependent enzyme translates to MASLPTPSAPLRAAIDRFDASAARGYLAAASIGLPIDATVAAMRADLSAWRAAKRDPMGYEEVVEATRAHFARLVNVGVERVAIGSQTSVMTSVIAAAVPAGAEVLCVEGDFTSIVFPFLQRADITVRSVPLDDLAASITDATWLVVFSLVQSSNGRVAEAAAVRAAAAAHGCRTLCDATQAAGVHPFDASLYDATVCHAYKWLCAPRGVGFLTVSEAFAEQLTPVHAGWYAGEHIWQSIYGPGMELAADARRFDVSPAWPCWPGAEPVIGMFAELDIAEVWARTSGLGDLLCDALGIPQQHQAIVTWPDAGGDALGRLTAAGIKASGRAGRLRTAFHLWNDESDVEAVARALVR, encoded by the coding sequence ATGGCATCCCTCCCCACGCCCAGTGCACCCCTTCGCGCCGCGATCGACCGCTTCGATGCATCCGCCGCACGGGGCTACCTTGCCGCCGCTTCGATCGGCCTGCCGATCGACGCCACGGTGGCTGCGATGCGCGCAGATCTCTCAGCGTGGCGTGCCGCTAAGCGCGACCCGATGGGCTACGAGGAGGTCGTCGAGGCGACTCGCGCACACTTCGCGCGGCTCGTCAATGTCGGCGTCGAGAGGGTCGCAATCGGGTCCCAGACCTCCGTCATGACGAGCGTGATCGCAGCCGCCGTGCCCGCAGGCGCCGAGGTCCTGTGCGTCGAGGGCGACTTCACCTCGATCGTCTTCCCGTTCCTCCAACGCGCCGACATCACGGTGCGTTCCGTGCCGCTCGATGACCTGGCCGCCAGCATCACGGATGCCACATGGCTCGTCGTCTTCTCGCTCGTGCAGTCCTCCAATGGGCGCGTGGCCGAAGCGGCCGCGGTGCGAGCGGCAGCGGCCGCGCACGGATGCCGCACACTGTGTGACGCAACGCAGGCGGCGGGAGTGCATCCCTTTGACGCGTCGCTCTACGACGCAACGGTCTGCCACGCATACAAGTGGCTGTGCGCGCCGCGCGGCGTCGGCTTCCTCACCGTCTCCGAGGCCTTCGCGGAGCAGCTGACTCCTGTGCACGCTGGCTGGTATGCCGGTGAGCACATCTGGCAGTCCATCTACGGGCCGGGCATGGAGCTCGCGGCCGATGCCAGGCGCTTCGACGTCTCGCCAGCGTGGCCCTGCTGGCCCGGGGCGGAGCCGGTCATCGGGATGTTCGCAGAACTCGACATCGCCGAAGTCTGGGCCAGGACCTCGGGCCTTGGCGACCTGCTCTGCGACGCGCTCGGCATCCCGCAGCAGCACCAGGCGATCGTGACCTGGCCGGATGCCGGTGGCGACGCGCTCGGCCGCCTCACGGCCGCCGGAATCAAAGCGTCTGGGCGTGCCGGCCGCCTCAGGACGGCGTTCCACCTCTGGAATGACGAGAGCGATGTCGAGGCCGTGGCACGCGCACTCGTGCGCTGA
- a CDS encoding cysteine desulfurase family protein produces MPYLDVAATAPVRREVLEAMTPFLTTEFGNPSSHHELGERAASALEWARTRVASVLGCRPGEIVFTSGGTESNNLAIKGISLANPRGRHIVTTAIEHPSVLESCAYLERFHGFTVEHVPVDGDGLVDPLALERMLRPDTTLVSVMLANNEVGTVQPLAEIGATTRAAGVPLHSDAVQAAGWLDLRLRGAGGEGGLPVEALTLAGHKLGAPKGVGALFVGGRIPLEPLVHGGGQEAGRRSGTENVAGAVGLATALTLAEAERASRAEEARESRDVFIATILSALPGARLTGHAEARLPGNASFCFEGTSGEAVLLELERRGIVCSSGSACAAGSDEPSPVLLALGIDPTVAQTAVRFTFAATTPRPHLLAAAESVIESVRIVQGIASR; encoded by the coding sequence ATGCCGTACCTGGACGTCGCCGCCACCGCCCCCGTGCGCCGAGAGGTGCTCGAGGCGATGACCCCCTTCCTGACGACCGAGTTCGGCAATCCCTCGAGCCACCACGAGCTCGGTGAGCGCGCGGCATCCGCCCTCGAATGGGCCCGCACCCGCGTCGCCTCGGTACTCGGTTGCCGCCCCGGTGAGATCGTGTTCACGAGCGGCGGCACGGAATCGAATAACCTCGCGATCAAGGGCATCTCGCTCGCAAACCCTCGCGGGCGCCACATCGTGACGACGGCCATCGAGCATCCCTCCGTGCTCGAGTCCTGCGCCTACCTCGAGCGGTTCCACGGCTTCACGGTCGAGCACGTTCCTGTCGATGGCGACGGTCTCGTCGACCCTCTCGCGCTCGAGCGGATGCTGCGTCCCGACACCACGCTCGTGAGCGTCATGCTTGCCAACAACGAGGTCGGAACGGTGCAGCCTCTCGCAGAGATCGGTGCCACGACGCGCGCGGCAGGCGTTCCATTGCACTCGGATGCCGTCCAGGCCGCCGGCTGGCTTGACCTGCGGCTCAGGGGTGCGGGAGGCGAGGGTGGCCTGCCCGTCGAGGCGCTGACACTCGCCGGGCACAAGCTCGGCGCTCCCAAGGGAGTGGGCGCGCTCTTCGTGGGCGGGCGCATCCCGCTCGAGCCGCTCGTGCACGGGGGAGGCCAGGAGGCTGGGCGTCGCTCCGGCACGGAGAATGTCGCGGGGGCGGTCGGTCTCGCGACGGCGCTCACGCTCGCCGAAGCGGAGCGCGCGTCCCGGGCCGAGGAGGCACGCGAGTCGCGGGATGTCTTCATTGCGACGATCCTCTCGGCGCTTCCCGGCGCCCGTCTCACGGGGCACGCTGAGGCGCGGCTGCCTGGCAACGCGTCGTTCTGCTTCGAGGGAACCAGCGGCGAGGCCGTACTCCTCGAGCTGGAGCGACGCGGCATCGTCTGCTCGAGCGGCTCGGCATGCGCGGCAGGCAGCGACGAGCCGTCGCCCGTCCTGCTTGCCCTCGGGATCGATCCGACCGTGGCGCAGACGGCGGTGCGCTTCACCTTCGCGGCGACGACGCCGCGCCCGCACCTGCTCGCGGCTGCTGAATCCGTCATCGAGTCCGTGCGCATCGTGCAGGGGATCGCCTCAAGATAG